In a single window of the Nocardiopsis composta genome:
- a CDS encoding nucleoside hydrolase: MPVPLVIDTDTAQDDCVALLVGLLDPEADLRAITMVAGNVGFDRQVRNAFLTLSVAGRLGEVPIHLGCRRPMVRPWESAENVHGDGAGGLTMDESGLSAESEHAVDTLIRLAAENPGELSVVAIGPLTNIAMAAVKDPDFAKNVKALYIMGGSNNGRGNITAAAEFNFYVDPEAAKTVFAAGFEITVVPWDPLTLRYAVFGQSRLDELAALGTPLSDFFIRVCAATLEFDRSVGIDGTTHPDSLTAALLLHRELITSSDRYNVDVETAGELTRGYSAMSWGVHGLEPNAVVVERVDSEGFFSYLKKLLSTPTVPSRELLPPS, encoded by the coding sequence ATGCCCGTTCCCCTGGTCATCGACACCGACACAGCGCAGGACGACTGCGTCGCGCTGCTGGTCGGCCTGCTCGACCCCGAGGCGGACCTGCGCGCGATCACCATGGTCGCGGGCAACGTCGGTTTCGACCGGCAGGTGCGCAACGCGTTCCTCACCCTCAGCGTCGCCGGCCGGCTCGGCGAGGTCCCGATCCACCTGGGCTGCCGCCGCCCGATGGTGCGTCCGTGGGAGAGCGCGGAGAACGTGCACGGAGACGGCGCGGGCGGGCTGACCATGGACGAGAGCGGGCTGTCCGCGGAGTCCGAGCACGCGGTGGACACGCTGATCCGGCTGGCCGCGGAGAACCCGGGCGAGCTGTCCGTGGTCGCCATCGGCCCGCTGACCAACATCGCCATGGCGGCGGTGAAGGACCCGGACTTCGCGAAGAACGTGAAGGCGCTCTACATCATGGGCGGCTCGAACAACGGCCGGGGCAACATCACCGCGGCCGCCGAGTTCAACTTCTACGTCGACCCCGAGGCTGCGAAGACGGTCTTCGCCGCGGGCTTCGAGATCACCGTGGTCCCGTGGGACCCGCTCACCCTGCGCTACGCCGTCTTCGGGCAGAGCCGGCTGGACGAGCTCGCGGCGCTGGGCACCCCGCTCTCCGACTTCTTCATCCGGGTGTGCGCCGCCACCCTGGAGTTCGACCGCAGCGTCGGCATCGACGGCACCACCCACCCCGACTCGCTGACCGCCGCGCTCCTGCTCCACCGCGAGCTGATCACCAGCAGCGACCGGTACAACGTCGACGTGGAGACGGCCGGCGAGCTCACCCGCGGCTACTCCGCGATGTCCTGGGGCGTGCACGGCCTGGAACCCAACGCGGTGGTCGTCGAGCGGGTCGACTCCGAGGGCTTCTTCTCCTACCTCAAGAAGCTGCTTTCCACCCCGACCGTCCCGTCCCGCGAACTCCTCCCGCCGTCCTGA
- the nadE gene encoding ammonia-dependent NAD(+) synthetase, protein MAVVGLSEERRGIIRDLEVAEEFDAREEIERRTAFLAERLTATGARALVLGISGGVDSSTAGRLCQLAAERVRAGGGRAEFIAMRLPYGVQKDEEDAQRALEFIGPDRVLTVDVKPATDGLADMLDVAGLHYASEASRDFVLGNAKARERMAAQYAVAGAVGGLVVGTDHAAEAVTGFFTKFGDGAADLVPLTGLTKRRVRAVAAELGAPAPLVDKTPTADLESLSPLKADEDALGLTYQEIDDFLEGAPVPERVEQALIARYRATAHKRALPVAP, encoded by the coding sequence ATGGCGGTGGTCGGGTTGAGCGAGGAACGGCGCGGGATCATCCGGGACCTGGAGGTCGCCGAGGAGTTCGACGCCCGGGAGGAGATCGAGCGGCGCACCGCCTTCCTGGCGGAGCGGCTCACCGCCACCGGGGCCCGGGCACTGGTGCTGGGGATCAGCGGCGGGGTGGACTCCTCCACCGCTGGCCGGCTGTGCCAGCTGGCCGCGGAGCGGGTCCGGGCCGGCGGCGGGCGGGCCGAGTTCATCGCGATGCGGCTGCCCTACGGGGTGCAGAAGGACGAGGAGGACGCGCAGCGCGCGCTGGAGTTCATCGGCCCGGACCGGGTGCTGACGGTGGACGTCAAGCCGGCCACCGACGGGCTGGCCGACATGCTCGACGTCGCCGGGCTGCACTACGCGAGCGAGGCGTCCCGGGACTTCGTGCTGGGCAACGCCAAGGCGCGGGAGCGGATGGCCGCCCAGTACGCGGTGGCCGGCGCGGTCGGCGGGCTCGTCGTCGGCACCGACCACGCGGCCGAGGCGGTCACCGGCTTCTTCACCAAGTTCGGCGACGGCGCCGCCGACCTGGTCCCGCTGACCGGCCTCACCAAGCGCCGGGTCCGCGCCGTCGCCGCCGAACTCGGCGCCCCGGCCCCGCTGGTCGACAAGACACCCACCGCCGACCTGGAGTCGCTCAGCCCGCTGAAGGCCGACGAGGACGCCCTCGGCCTCACCTACCAGGAGATCGACGACTTCCTGGAGGGCGCCCCGGTCCCCGAGCGGGTCGAGCAGGCGCTGATCGCCCGCTACCGCGCCACCGCCCACAAGCGCGCCCTCCCGGTCGCCCCCTGA
- a CDS encoding Uma2 family endonuclease, producing MSADPLPDWFFPPPEGWTADDLDRLPPSAPSHIELIDGALIVTAPQRSFHANVMNRLWADLDAQAPEGIGVQTQMTVKLGERQRPEPDVLVFRRPEQDDSSRTYYLPEDVLLMVEIVSPESEERDRKTKPIKYAEAGIPHFWLVEEESPGSPEIRVYELDRVTQRYTCTSIAREVLKLSVPFPIAIDVRRLNR from the coding sequence ATGTCCGCTGATCCGCTGCCCGACTGGTTCTTCCCGCCCCCGGAGGGGTGGACGGCGGACGACCTGGACCGGCTCCCGCCCTCCGCTCCATCGCACATCGAACTGATCGACGGAGCACTCATCGTGACGGCGCCGCAGCGCTCCTTCCACGCCAACGTCATGAACCGGCTGTGGGCGGATCTCGACGCCCAGGCCCCCGAAGGCATCGGGGTGCAGACCCAGATGACGGTGAAACTCGGTGAACGGCAGCGTCCCGAACCCGACGTGCTGGTCTTCCGCCGTCCCGAACAGGACGACAGCAGCCGCACGTACTACCTTCCGGAGGACGTTCTGCTCATGGTCGAGATCGTCTCCCCCGAATCGGAGGAGCGCGACCGCAAGACCAAGCCGATCAAGTACGCCGAAGCCGGAATCCCGCATTTCTGGCTGGTCGAAGAGGAGAGCCCGGGCTCACCGGAGATCCGCGTCTACGAACTGGACCGGGTGACCCAGCGCTACACCTGTACCTCCATCGCACGGGAGGTCCTGAAGCTCTCGGTCCCCTTCCCGATCGCCATCGACGTGCGCAGGCTCAACCGCTGA
- a CDS encoding putative glycolipid-binding domain-containing protein, producing the protein MCDLPVAWTRVDDARGTAVGALVPERSGHRIEGGETAADGGGVYSCRFTVRTDLAWATRSVHVEVLSSTGVRTMDVTCRAGLWTVDGERRPLLDGCTDVDIAATPLTHTLPIRRLGLRRGEHRDISAVWISVPDLRVSRVSQRYTRLEPTGDGRARYEYRAADHGYEISVDHEGLVIDHQDLYERVP; encoded by the coding sequence ATGTGCGATCTACCCGTGGCGTGGACCCGCGTCGACGATGCCCGGGGGACGGCCGTCGGCGCGCTGGTCCCGGAGCGGAGCGGCCACCGGATCGAGGGCGGCGAGACCGCGGCCGACGGCGGCGGGGTCTACAGCTGCCGGTTCACCGTTCGCACCGACCTCGCCTGGGCGACCCGGTCGGTGCACGTGGAGGTGCTGAGCTCGACGGGGGTCCGCACGATGGACGTCACCTGCCGGGCCGGGCTGTGGACCGTGGACGGCGAGCGCCGCCCGCTCCTGGACGGCTGCACCGACGTGGACATCGCCGCCACCCCGCTCACCCACACCCTGCCCATCCGCCGCCTGGGCCTGCGCCGCGGCGAGCACCGCGACATCTCCGCGGTCTGGATCTCCGTCCCCGACCTGCGGGTCTCCCGGGTCTCCCAGCGCTACACCCGCCTGGAGCCGACCGGCGACGGCCGCGCCCGCTACGAGTACCGCGCCGCCGATCACGGCTACGAGATCTCCGTCGACCACGAGGGCCTGGTCATCGACCACCAGGACCTCTACGAGCGGGTGCCGTGA
- a CDS encoding ABC transporter substrate-binding protein, whose amino-acid sequence MQHISPTPTDPDPAGSRAARRTAPALACTALLALAGCGGGGRPAEEAAPAEGYPVTVQECDREVTVDAPPERAVTLNQHTTEIMLALGLEDRMVGTAFLDDAVLPEYSDAYEAVPVLADQYPSFEDLLAAEPDFVYAGFASSAFAEDEGRGREALEDAGMTTYANIEQCTGQVTMETVATEITNIGRIFGVEDRADEVVAGIEEQVAGVEQALEGTDPVDVLVVDNLDGTIFTSGGAGIGTEIIAHAGGRNVFDDLDKVFADVSVEQAAEREPDAILIYDYGEISAEEKKKAVLADPTLAGTPAVEEERFAVLPLTSAVVGNRVGNAVEEVAEQLHPDAF is encoded by the coding sequence GTGCAGCACATCTCCCCCACCCCGACCGACCCCGACCCGGCGGGCTCCCGCGCGGCGCGGCGCACCGCGCCCGCGCTGGCCTGCACCGCCCTGCTCGCCCTCGCCGGCTGCGGGGGCGGCGGCCGACCGGCCGAGGAGGCCGCCCCCGCCGAGGGCTACCCGGTCACCGTGCAGGAGTGCGACCGCGAGGTCACCGTGGACGCCCCGCCGGAGCGCGCGGTCACCCTCAACCAGCACACCACCGAGATCATGCTGGCGCTGGGCCTGGAGGACCGGATGGTGGGGACCGCGTTCCTGGACGACGCGGTGCTGCCCGAGTACTCCGACGCCTATGAGGCCGTCCCGGTCCTGGCCGACCAGTACCCCTCGTTCGAGGACCTGCTCGCCGCCGAGCCGGACTTCGTCTACGCCGGGTTCGCCTCCAGCGCCTTCGCCGAGGACGAGGGCCGGGGCCGCGAGGCCCTGGAGGACGCCGGGATGACCACCTACGCCAACATCGAGCAGTGCACCGGCCAGGTCACCATGGAGACGGTGGCCACCGAGATCACCAACATCGGGAGGATCTTCGGGGTGGAGGACCGGGCCGACGAGGTGGTCGCCGGGATCGAGGAGCAGGTCGCCGGGGTGGAGCAGGCCCTGGAGGGCACCGATCCGGTGGACGTCCTGGTGGTGGACAACCTCGACGGCACCATCTTCACCTCGGGCGGCGCCGGCATCGGCACCGAGATCATCGCGCACGCCGGCGGCCGGAACGTCTTCGACGACCTGGACAAGGTGTTCGCCGACGTCTCCGTCGAGCAGGCCGCCGAGCGCGAGCCGGACGCGATCCTCATCTACGACTACGGCGAGATCTCCGCCGAGGAGAAGAAGAAGGCGGTCCTCGCCGACCCGACGCTGGCCGGCACCCCCGCCGTCGAGGAGGAGCGGTTCGCGGTGCTGCCGCTGACCTCCGCCGTGGTCGGCAACCGGGTGGGCAACGCGGTGGAAGAGGTCGCCGAGCAGCTGCACCCGGACGCCTTCTGA
- a CDS encoding FecCD family ABC transporter permease, whose product MTTVSDKAAGPGRAARPSPRRGPVPLPVLLPLLAAAVPVAATFGIIAGSVDVSFADTWRIIAHRAFPGLVRPDWPPAHEAIVTVARAPRVVLAALAGAGLAAVGAALQTLVRNPLADPLLLGISSGATLGAVLVVVTGAGVLGLFTLPLTAFLGALLSLVAVYALAQARGRMTVTRLILSGVVVGQLCSAVASLAIMLSGDPHVAKQVQRWTLGGLAGTTWQTLPVVAAAVLAALLLIAAAAPALNVLQLGEETAVGMGLGVHRFRALMFVATSLATGVLVSVCGPIGFVGLMMPHIARLLVGSDHRRVLPVAILLGASFMILADLAARVLAAPEEIPIGILTALCGAPFFLWLMRRDARRGGRGLT is encoded by the coding sequence GTGACCACGGTTTCCGACAAGGCCGCCGGCCCCGGCCGCGCCGCCCGCCCGTCCCCCCGGCGCGGCCCGGTGCCGCTGCCGGTGCTGCTGCCCCTGCTCGCCGCCGCGGTCCCGGTCGCGGCGACGTTCGGCATCATCGCCGGATCGGTGGACGTGTCCTTCGCCGACACCTGGCGGATCATCGCCCACCGGGCCTTCCCCGGCCTGGTCCGGCCGGACTGGCCGCCCGCGCACGAGGCGATCGTGACGGTCGCCCGGGCGCCCCGGGTGGTACTGGCCGCGCTGGCCGGCGCCGGGCTGGCCGCGGTCGGCGCGGCCCTGCAGACCCTGGTGCGCAACCCGCTCGCCGACCCGCTGCTGCTCGGCATCTCCTCCGGTGCGACGCTCGGCGCGGTACTGGTGGTGGTCACCGGCGCCGGTGTGCTCGGGTTGTTCACCCTGCCGCTGACCGCGTTCCTCGGCGCGCTGCTGTCGCTGGTCGCCGTGTACGCCCTGGCGCAGGCGCGCGGCCGGATGACGGTGACCCGGCTGATCCTGTCCGGGGTGGTGGTCGGGCAGCTGTGCAGCGCGGTGGCGAGCCTGGCGATCATGCTCTCCGGCGACCCGCACGTCGCCAAGCAGGTGCAGCGGTGGACCCTGGGCGGCCTGGCCGGCACCACCTGGCAGACGCTGCCGGTGGTGGCCGCCGCGGTGCTCGCCGCGCTGCTGCTGATCGCCGCCGCGGCCCCGGCGCTCAACGTGCTCCAGCTGGGCGAGGAGACCGCGGTGGGGATGGGGCTGGGCGTGCACCGCTTCCGCGCGCTGATGTTCGTCGCGACGTCCCTGGCCACCGGGGTGCTGGTCTCGGTGTGCGGCCCGATCGGGTTCGTCGGGCTGATGATGCCGCACATCGCCCGGCTGCTGGTCGGCTCGGACCACCGCCGGGTGCTGCCGGTCGCGATCCTGCTCGGCGCGTCCTTCATGATCCTCGCCGACCTGGCGGCCCGGGTGCTGGCCGCACCGGAGGAGATCCCGATCGGGATCCTCACCGCGCTGTGCGGCGCCCCGTTCTTCCTCTGGCTGATGCGCCGGGACGCCCGGCGGGGAGGCAGGGGGCTGACCTGA
- a CDS encoding phosphocholine-specific phospholipase C, translating into MAPDISRRRLLGAGAAAAGGAALAASPFSLLPPSLRAALAEPAPPGGLDAVEHVVLLMQENRSFDHYFGTLRGVRGFGDANAVRRRDGRPVFEQGTERSPVLPFSVREAAERQREELQYIGDLDHSWDGGRKAWAGGWMDGWVAAKTAATMAHYDRDDIPFQFELADTFTVCDAYHSAVHTSTSPNRNHWVSGKTGFEADGRRAVGNDAYDEAKHPGYDWTTYPERLQEAGVSWKVYQEWDNFTDNNLEYFASFKAVARKALAPAGGHPGFGAFYGELAGLPEDEQEERLAKLAEGVAALTAEERELYDRALHRGRPGGLADAFRADVEAGKLPRVSYLVPSAEESEHPGASSPIHSATVTYRILDALASSPEVWKKTAVIISFDENDGFFDHVPPPVPPPGEEDEYWDGSPTGLGIRVPLLVVSPWSVGGYVCSEVFDHTSQVRFLERVTGVEEPNISRWRRTVCGDLTGAFDFSQGRPQPAVQEPGPIPEFTRRWRPEPPEEQRMPVQEEGRRPARPLPYRPDAHGRYDAGAGEVVLTAANGGTSSVHLALFGYRGEVGAPQHRDVAPGTEAEEWRVPVPGDGYDLLLTGPNGFRRELAGSSAADAPGSAARVEARTGSDDREVRLVLGNDGDAELVFTVAPQGHSAAQDGKKEKEEVRVAPGAEQTLTWPAGPTEGWYDLAVTLAGDDAFLRRLAGHIENGEESVSG; encoded by the coding sequence GTGGCCCCTGACATCTCCCGCCGCCGGCTGCTCGGAGCGGGCGCGGCCGCCGCCGGCGGCGCCGCGCTGGCCGCCTCCCCGTTCTCCCTGCTGCCGCCGTCGCTCCGCGCGGCGCTGGCCGAGCCCGCGCCGCCGGGCGGTCTGGACGCCGTCGAACACGTCGTCCTGCTGATGCAGGAGAACCGGAGCTTCGACCACTACTTCGGCACGCTGCGCGGGGTGCGCGGGTTCGGCGACGCCAACGCGGTGCGGCGGCGCGACGGCCGCCCGGTCTTCGAGCAGGGCACCGAGCGCTCGCCGGTGCTGCCGTTCTCGGTGCGCGAGGCGGCCGAGCGGCAGCGCGAGGAGCTGCAGTACATCGGCGACCTGGACCACTCCTGGGACGGCGGCCGGAAGGCCTGGGCCGGCGGGTGGATGGACGGCTGGGTGGCGGCGAAGACCGCCGCGACCATGGCCCACTACGACCGGGACGACATCCCGTTCCAGTTCGAGCTGGCCGACACCTTCACCGTGTGCGACGCCTACCACTCCGCCGTCCACACCTCCACCAGCCCCAACCGGAACCACTGGGTGAGCGGGAAGACCGGGTTCGAGGCCGACGGCCGGCGCGCCGTCGGCAACGACGCCTACGACGAGGCGAAGCACCCGGGCTACGACTGGACCACCTACCCGGAGCGCCTGCAGGAGGCCGGCGTGAGCTGGAAGGTGTACCAGGAGTGGGACAACTTCACCGACAACAACCTGGAGTACTTCGCCTCCTTCAAGGCGGTTGCCCGCAAGGCGCTGGCGCCGGCCGGCGGCCACCCCGGGTTCGGCGCGTTCTACGGCGAGCTGGCCGGGCTGCCCGAGGACGAGCAGGAGGAGCGGCTCGCGAAGCTGGCCGAGGGGGTGGCCGCGCTCACCGCCGAGGAGCGCGAGCTGTACGACCGGGCCCTGCACCGCGGCCGGCCCGGCGGCCTCGCCGACGCGTTCCGCGCCGACGTCGAGGCCGGGAAGCTGCCCCGGGTCAGCTACCTGGTGCCCAGCGCCGAGGAGTCCGAGCACCCGGGCGCCTCCTCGCCGATCCACAGCGCCACCGTCACCTACCGGATCCTGGACGCGCTGGCGTCCTCCCCGGAGGTGTGGAAGAAGACCGCGGTGATCATCTCCTTCGACGAGAACGACGGGTTCTTCGACCACGTCCCGCCGCCGGTGCCGCCGCCCGGTGAGGAGGACGAGTACTGGGACGGCTCCCCCACCGGTCTGGGCATCCGGGTGCCGCTGCTGGTCGTCTCGCCGTGGAGCGTCGGCGGCTACGTCTGCTCCGAGGTGTTCGACCACACCTCGCAGGTCCGCTTCCTGGAGCGGGTCACCGGAGTGGAGGAGCCCAACATCTCCCGCTGGCGGCGGACCGTCTGCGGCGACCTGACCGGCGCGTTCGACTTCTCCCAGGGGCGGCCGCAGCCGGCCGTGCAGGAGCCCGGGCCGATCCCGGAGTTCACCCGGCGCTGGCGCCCGGAGCCGCCGGAGGAGCAGAGGATGCCGGTCCAGGAGGAGGGCCGCCGCCCGGCCCGGCCGCTGCCCTACCGGCCGGACGCGCACGGCCGCTACGACGCCGGGGCCGGCGAGGTGGTGCTGACCGCCGCCAACGGCGGGACCTCCAGCGTCCACCTCGCGCTCTTCGGTTACCGGGGGGAGGTCGGCGCCCCGCAGCACCGCGACGTCGCCCCGGGCACCGAGGCCGAGGAGTGGCGGGTGCCGGTCCCCGGCGACGGCTACGACCTGCTGCTCACCGGCCCCAACGGGTTCCGCCGCGAGCTCGCCGGCTCGTCCGCGGCCGACGCCCCCGGCAGCGCGGCCCGGGTGGAGGCCCGGACCGGCTCCGACGACCGCGAGGTGCGCCTCGTCCTCGGCAACGACGGCGACGCGGAGCTGGTCTTCACTGTCGCCCCGCAGGGCCACTCCGCCGCACAGGACGGGAAGAAGGAGAAGGAGGAGGTCCGGGTCGCCCCCGGCGCCGAGCAGACCCTCACCTGGCCCGCCGGCCCCACCGAGGGCTGGTACGACCTGGCCGTCACCCTGGCTGGCGACGACGCCTTCCTCCGCCGCCTGGCCGGCCACATCGAGAACGGCGAGGAGAGCGTGAGCGGCTGA
- a CDS encoding MHYT domain-containing protein — protein sequence MVEHYAYGLWTPVLAYAVSVLGSFLGLRCATRARGRGGPGQAGWIAMGAVSIGGVGVWAMHFIAMLGFRIHGAPIRYDLTLTVVSAVIPMAVMALALYLIIVGGRRWALPVSGAVVAVGVVSMHYLGMASMNGHAGMGHDPVFVAAACAIALVASVVALWFVGHLWTVGSTLAGALVMGVAVSAMHYTAMMGVVVGEHAGHGETPAGIPALDFLTPLIVGPGVFLITGFLLLMMLPDERREREREQKRRQREERRRPAAPEPARGGDVWS from the coding sequence ATGGTCGAACACTATGCGTACGGGCTGTGGACGCCCGTGCTCGCCTACGCCGTCTCGGTGCTCGGATCGTTCCTCGGGCTGAGGTGCGCCACCCGGGCGCGCGGGCGCGGCGGTCCGGGCCAGGCCGGCTGGATCGCGATGGGCGCGGTGTCGATCGGCGGCGTCGGCGTGTGGGCCATGCACTTCATCGCGATGCTCGGGTTCCGGATCCACGGCGCCCCGATCCGCTACGACCTGACGCTCACCGTCGTGAGCGCGGTCATCCCGATGGCGGTCATGGCGCTCGCCCTCTACCTGATCATCGTCGGCGGCCGGCGCTGGGCGCTGCCGGTGAGCGGCGCCGTGGTCGCGGTCGGCGTGGTCTCCATGCACTACCTGGGCATGGCGTCGATGAACGGGCACGCCGGGATGGGGCACGACCCGGTGTTCGTCGCCGCGGCCTGCGCGATCGCGCTGGTGGCCTCGGTGGTGGCGCTCTGGTTCGTCGGCCACCTGTGGACGGTCGGCTCCACCCTGGCCGGGGCGCTGGTGATGGGCGTCGCGGTCTCCGCCATGCACTACACCGCGATGATGGGGGTCGTGGTCGGCGAGCACGCCGGCCACGGCGAGACGCCGGCCGGCATCCCGGCGCTGGACTTCCTCACCCCGCTGATCGTCGGCCCCGGCGTCTTCCTGATCACCGGGTTCCTGCTGCTGATGATGCTCCCCGACGAGCGCCGCGAGCGGGAGCGGGAGCAGAAGCGCCGGCAGCGGGAGGAGCGTCGCCGCCCGGCGGCGCCGGAACCGGCCCGGGGCGGCGACGTCTGGTCCTGA
- a CDS encoding alpha/beta fold hydrolase, which produces MDFRGIVYERHGSGAPLVLLHGLGHRRQAWDPVLRSLAQRHEVYTLDLPGFGQSPAPDPERPFGIAALVDTVADWCAHAGVERPHIAGNSLGGAVALELGARGLASSVTALSPIGFTRGAEMLGSRILVGGMHVATRVPARVWHSVIDSRPVRALTTLALHGSVRDPRGDMARLDPAVVTRGSAYTRLAPEVVRYSFDGGPVVQCPTTVAWGEDDRVLPVRAIRRVIDAIPHAWQVRLLGCGHIPMDDNPAAVADVILSTCRAAAPERVAAAA; this is translated from the coding sequence ATGGACTTCCGGGGAATCGTTTACGAACGGCATGGCAGCGGCGCCCCCCTGGTTCTGCTGCACGGGCTCGGGCACCGGCGCCAGGCCTGGGACCCGGTGCTGCGGTCGCTGGCCCAGCGGCACGAGGTGTACACCCTCGACCTGCCCGGGTTCGGGCAGTCGCCGGCCCCCGACCCGGAGCGGCCGTTCGGCATCGCGGCGCTGGTCGACACGGTCGCCGACTGGTGCGCGCACGCCGGGGTGGAGCGCCCGCACATCGCGGGCAACTCGCTCGGCGGCGCGGTCGCGCTGGAGCTCGGCGCCCGGGGCCTCGCCTCCTCGGTCACCGCGCTCTCCCCGATCGGCTTCACCCGCGGCGCCGAGATGCTCGGCTCGCGCATCCTGGTCGGCGGCATGCACGTGGCCACCCGGGTGCCCGCCCGGGTCTGGCACTCGGTGATCGACAGCCGCCCGGTGCGCGCGCTGACCACGCTGGCGCTGCACGGCAGCGTCCGCGACCCCCGCGGCGACATGGCCCGGCTCGATCCTGCGGTGGTCACCCGGGGTTCGGCCTACACCCGGCTCGCGCCCGAGGTGGTCCGGTACAGCTTCGACGGCGGGCCGGTGGTGCAGTGTCCGACCACGGTGGCCTGGGGCGAGGACGACCGGGTGCTGCCGGTCCGCGCGATCCGTCGGGTGATCGACGCGATCCCGCACGCCTGGCAGGTGCGGCTGCTCGGCTGCGGTCACATCCCGATGGACGACAACCCGGCCGCGGTGGCCGACGTCATCCTGAGCACCTGCCGCGCGGCGGCCCCGGAACGGGTGGCGGCCGCGGCCTGA
- a CDS encoding thioredoxin family protein, translating to MSAAAGVREATDAGFAEEVLGAGLPVLVMFTSERCPPCRMMAPVLAEVAEERHGRIEVARIDVDANPETTLAYGVLGTPTLILFDGGEPVRSLVGARPKRRLLRELRDL from the coding sequence ATGAGTGCAGCGGCGGGTGTACGCGAGGCCACCGACGCCGGCTTCGCCGAGGAGGTGCTCGGCGCCGGGTTGCCGGTGCTGGTGATGTTCACCTCCGAGCGGTGCCCTCCGTGCCGGATGATGGCGCCGGTGCTGGCCGAGGTCGCCGAGGAGCGGCACGGCCGGATCGAGGTCGCCCGGATCGACGTGGACGCCAACCCGGAGACGACGCTCGCCTACGGGGTGCTGGGCACGCCCACGCTGATCCTGTTCGACGGCGGCGAACCGGTCCGCTCCCTGGTCGGTGCCCGCCCCAAGCGGCGGCTGCTCCGGGAGCTCCGGGATCTGTGA
- a CDS encoding MerR family transcriptional regulator — MRIGELAERSGVSTRTLRYYESRGLLPARRAVNGHRVYDDGDLRMVEQIRTLQDVGFSLEQTRPFVECLREGNPAGDSCPTSLRAYRVKLAEIDALMERLGRARDRVSAQLARAEARSPVVGSAAAGTVAGRAPGGGRPGDGSSEVPGPRCQWGGQG, encoded by the coding sequence ATGCGCATCGGTGAACTCGCGGAGCGGTCCGGGGTGAGCACCCGGACACTGCGCTACTACGAATCGCGCGGGCTGCTGCCCGCGCGCCGGGCGGTCAACGGGCACCGGGTCTACGACGACGGCGACCTGCGGATGGTGGAGCAGATCCGGACGCTCCAGGACGTCGGGTTCAGCCTGGAGCAGACCCGGCCGTTCGTGGAGTGCCTGCGGGAGGGGAACCCGGCCGGGGACTCCTGTCCGACGTCGCTGCGGGCCTACCGGGTCAAGTTGGCCGAGATCGACGCGCTGATGGAGCGGCTCGGGCGGGCCCGGGACCGGGTGAGTGCGCAGCTGGCACGGGCCGAGGCCCGGTCGCCGGTGGTCGGATCGGCGGCCGCCGGAACGGTGGCGGGCCGGGCGCCCGGAGGCGGGAGGCCCGGAGACGGGTCGTCGGAGGTGCCGGGACCCCGGTGCCAGTGGGGAGGACAGGGATGA